In a single window of the Bactrocera dorsalis isolate Fly_Bdor chromosome 2, ASM2337382v1, whole genome shotgun sequence genome:
- the LOC105222139 gene encoding calmodulin-like protein 4 — protein sequence MARYFKEQDIDEFRECFYLFARSGQITSLDELTVIMRSLGLSPTIQELIAYLKKKGGKMSFADFLEIMHQHSKVEKIPDEVIAAFKAADPQNTGTISARQLRNLLQNWGEGLSVREVDNIFREANVNNNSMVRYADFIKIACAPVPDYY from the exons atg GCTCGTTATTTCAAGGAACAGGATATTGATG AATTCCGTGAATGTTTTTATCTATTTGCCCGATCGGGACAGATAACTTCCCTCGATGAATTGACAGTAATTATGCGATCTCTTGGTTTAtctccaaccatccaagaactgattgcttatttaaaaaagaaaggaGGAAAAATGAGCTTTGCAGACTTTTTAGAAATTATGCATCAACATTCCAAAGTCGAAAAAATCCCTGACGAAGTCATTGCTGCATTCAAAGCGGCCGATCCGCAAAATACGGGAACTATATCTGCAAGGCAACTAAGAAATCTATTGCAAAACTGGGGAGAGGGTTTGTCAGTCCGTGAG GTTGATAACATTTTCCGTGAAGCAAATGTGAACAACAATAGTATGGTCCGATATGccgattttataaaaatcgcttGCGCTCCAGTTCCAGACTACTATTAA
- the LOC105222138 gene encoding 40S ribosomal protein S20, translating into MSAVPKDIEKPQGADSASVHRIRITLTSRNVRSLENVCRDLINSAKNQNLRVKGPVRMPTKTLRITTRKTPCGEGSKTWDRFQMRIHKRIIDLHSPSEIVKKITSINIEAGVEVEVTIAN; encoded by the exons atg TCTGCCGTACCTAAGGATATCGAAAAGCCCCAAGGCGCTGATTCTGCATCAGTTCACCGCATTCGCATCACTTTAACTTCTAGGAACGTACGTTCTTTGGAAAATGTGTGCCGTGATTTAATCAATAGTGCCAAGAACCAGAATCTGCGTGTCAAG ggTCCAGTACGCATGCCAACCAAGACTCTACGCATCACCACACGTAAAACACCTTGTGGTGAAGGTTCCAAAACTTGGGATCGCTTCCag ATGAGAATCCATAAGCGTATCATCGATTTGCATTCACCATCTGAGATTGTAAAGAAGATCACCTCAATCAACATTGAAGCTGGCGTAGAAGTTGAGGTTACAATTGCCAACTAA